The following are encoded in a window of Nocardioides houyundeii genomic DNA:
- a CDS encoding inositol-3-phosphate synthase, with protein MGSVRVGIVGVGNCASSLVQGVEYYKDADPQGTVPGLMHVVFGDYHVKDVEFVAAFDVDAKKVGFDLSEAIVASENNTIKIADVPPTGVTVQRGPTHDGLGKYYSLTIDESDAEPVDVVQALKDAEVDVLVSYLPVGSEVADKFYAQCAIDAGVAFVNALPVFIASDPEWAKKFEDAGVPIVGDDIKSQVGATITHRVMAKLFEDRGVTLDRTYQLNVGGNMDFKNMLERERLESKKVSKTQAVTSNLTGSLAGKGADDRNVHIGPSDYVAWLDDRKWAYVRLEGRAFGDVPLNLEYKLEVWDSPNSAGIIIDAVRAAKIALDRGIGGPIISASTYLMKSPPVQMPDDLGRIELEKFIRGE; from the coding sequence ATGGGTTCGGTACGAGTTGGAATCGTCGGCGTCGGGAACTGCGCCTCGTCCCTGGTTCAGGGTGTGGAGTACTACAAGGACGCTGACCCGCAGGGCACCGTCCCGGGTCTCATGCACGTGGTCTTCGGTGACTACCACGTCAAGGACGTCGAGTTCGTCGCCGCGTTCGACGTCGACGCCAAGAAGGTCGGCTTCGACCTGTCCGAGGCCATCGTCGCCTCGGAGAACAACACCATCAAGATCGCCGACGTGCCGCCCACCGGCGTCACCGTCCAGCGCGGCCCGACGCACGACGGTCTCGGCAAGTACTACTCGCTGACCATCGACGAGTCCGACGCCGAGCCGGTCGACGTGGTCCAGGCACTCAAGGACGCCGAGGTCGACGTCCTGGTCTCCTACCTGCCCGTGGGCTCGGAGGTCGCCGACAAGTTCTACGCCCAGTGCGCCATCGACGCCGGCGTGGCCTTCGTCAACGCCCTGCCCGTCTTCATCGCCTCCGACCCCGAGTGGGCCAAGAAGTTCGAGGACGCCGGTGTCCCGATCGTCGGTGACGACATCAAGAGCCAGGTCGGTGCCACCATCACCCACCGCGTGATGGCGAAGCTGTTCGAGGACCGCGGCGTGACGCTGGACCGCACCTACCAGCTCAACGTCGGCGGCAACATGGACTTCAAGAACATGCTCGAGCGTGAGCGCCTGGAGTCCAAGAAGGTCTCCAAGACCCAGGCCGTGACCTCCAACCTCACCGGCTCGCTCGCCGGCAAGGGCGCGGACGACCGCAACGTGCACATCGGCCCGTCGGACTACGTCGCCTGGCTGGACGACCGCAAGTGGGCCTACGTGCGCCTCGAGGGTCGCGCGTTCGGCGACGTCCCGCTCAACCTGGAGTACAAGCTCGAGGTCTGGGACTCCCCGAACTCGGCCGGCATCATCATCGACGCCGTCCGTGCCGCCAAGATCGCCCTGGACCGGGGCATCGGCGGCCCGATCATCTCCGCCTCGACCTACCTGATGAAGTCGCCCCCGGTGCAGATGCCGGACGACCTCGGTCGCATCGAGCTGGAGAAGTTCATCCGCGGCGAGTGA
- a CDS encoding SRPBCC family protein, translating into MTSPSADLVEPLIEQTIDVEAPVSRVWALVSDLPRLAEWSPQVVRTHLRGGRPVRLGTRMINLNRRGLLVWPTQAKVVRLEPERVVAFKIRENQSTWSFTLEPTASGTRIVQRREAPDGISALSLRLTDRVLGGQRTFQDELREGMRQTLTRIKAEAERP; encoded by the coding sequence ATGACTTCGCCGAGCGCAGACCTGGTCGAGCCCCTGATCGAGCAGACGATCGACGTCGAGGCCCCGGTGTCCCGGGTCTGGGCGCTGGTCAGCGACCTCCCGCGACTGGCGGAGTGGAGTCCCCAGGTGGTGCGCACCCACCTGCGCGGTGGTCGGCCGGTCCGGCTCGGCACCAGGATGATCAACCTCAACCGCCGGGGCCTGCTGGTGTGGCCGACGCAGGCGAAGGTGGTTCGTCTGGAGCCCGAGCGGGTGGTGGCCTTCAAGATCCGGGAGAACCAGTCCACCTGGTCGTTCACCCTAGAGCCCACCGCCAGCGGCACTCGCATCGTGCAGCGGCGGGAGGCACCGGACGGCATCAGCGCCCTCTCCCTGCGCCTGACCGACCGGGTGCTGGGCGGACAGCGGACCTTCCAGGACGAGCTGCGCGAGGGGATGCGCCAGACGCTGACCCGGATCAAGGCCGAGGCCGAGCGACCCTGA
- a CDS encoding 1-aminocyclopropane-1-carboxylate deaminase/D-cysteine desulfhydrase, producing the protein MQVRGRVRDGSWAGNKVRKLEWIIPEAKRRGVRTLFTVGGIGTHWGLACARYGAEHGLRTVLGLVDQPVDDHVREQLARLHASPARIHRFATGRRRRAAVPFLMARASLDGAGPGSGRPRLPWYLPAGGSNPVGTLGYVETALEIAAQVRAGELPEPGTVVVPVGSGGTAAGLALGFAIAGLPTRVFGAVVNDSMPLDAEALAALANATGDLLRERGATDVPRLTAPDLTSRSDWLGATYGDPTPASVRMVTAAAAAGLELEPVYTGKALAAVAELGTSLPGPVLWLNTHGPR; encoded by the coding sequence GTGCAAGTCCGAGGACGCGTTCGGGACGGCTCCTGGGCGGGCAACAAGGTCCGCAAGCTGGAGTGGATCATCCCGGAGGCGAAGCGCCGAGGGGTCCGGACGCTCTTCACCGTCGGCGGCATCGGCACCCACTGGGGCCTGGCCTGCGCCCGGTACGGCGCCGAGCACGGCCTCCGCACCGTCCTGGGGCTGGTGGACCAGCCGGTCGACGACCACGTCCGGGAGCAGCTGGCCCGACTGCATGCCTCGCCGGCGCGGATCCACCGGTTCGCCACCGGGAGGCGACGCCGCGCCGCGGTTCCCTTCCTGATGGCACGCGCCAGCCTGGACGGTGCTGGTCCGGGCAGCGGCCGGCCCCGGCTGCCCTGGTACCTGCCCGCCGGTGGGTCCAACCCGGTCGGCACCCTGGGGTACGTCGAGACCGCGCTGGAGATCGCCGCGCAGGTCCGGGCCGGCGAGCTGCCGGAGCCCGGCACGGTCGTGGTTCCCGTCGGATCGGGCGGCACAGCCGCCGGCCTGGCGCTCGGTTTCGCGATCGCGGGCCTGCCCACCCGGGTCTTCGGCGCGGTCGTCAACGACTCGATGCCCCTCGACGCGGAGGCCCTGGCAGCGCTGGCGAACGCCACCGGCGACCTGCTCCGCGAGCGTGGGGCGACCGACGTGCCCCGGCTGACTGCACCCGACCTCACCTCCCGCAGCGACTGGCTGGGCGCGACGTACGGCGACCCGACGCCGGCCTCGGTGCGGATGGTCACCGCGGCGGCCGCCGCGGGCCTGGAGCTGGAGCCCGTCTACACCGGCAAGGCCCTGGCCGCGGTCGCGGAGCTCGGCACCTCCCTGCCCGGACCGGTGCTCTGGCTGAACACCCACGGGCCGCGCTGA